The Populus nigra chromosome 14, ddPopNigr1.1, whole genome shotgun sequence genome has a segment encoding these proteins:
- the LOC133673287 gene encoding transcription activator GLK1-like isoform X1: MLAVSPLRNTPATKDESQEQMESYSAIFNGEFPDFSEGSLLESIDFDDLFVSIDDEDVLPNLEMDPEILAEFSVSGSGGEESDVNTSVSNEKVEDSIHRKDEEDKFSGLDSSLSTRGEEIVSKRDESVVVNPVPNKDGEKGRKSAAHAKNNNNQGKRKVKVDWTPELHRRFVQAVEQLGVDKAVPSRILELMGIDCLTRHNIASHLQKYRSHRKHLLAREAEAANWSQRRQMYGAAAAGGGGKRDISAWHALTMGFPPITHPMHHHFRPLHVWGHPSMDQPPMHMWPKHLAHSPSPPRPLPPPPTWHPPPPPPPPPDPSYWHHHPHQRVPNGLTPGTPCFPQPLATRFPAPPVPGIPPHAMYKVDPGIPPHAMYKVDPGIGLLTGQPGPSPLFDFHPSKESVDAVIGDVLSKPWLPLPLGLKAPATDSVLVELQKQGVPKIPPTRA; the protein is encoded by the exons ATGCTAGCTGTATCACCCTTGAGAAACACACCAGCCACCAAAGATGAGAGCCAAGAACAAATGGAGAGTTATTCTGCCATTTTCAATGGAGAGTTCCCTGACTTCTCCGAAGGGAGCTTGCTCGAAAGTATCGATTTCGATGATCTTTTTGTTAgtattgatgatgaagatgtgTTACCAAATTTGGAGATGGATCCTGAAATCCTTGCTGAATTCTCTGTTAGTGGTAGCGGAGGTGAGGAATCGGATGTAAACACATCGGTATCAAATGAGAAAGTGGAGGATAGCATTCATAGAAAAGATGAGGAAGATAAGTTTTCAGGTTTGGACTCGAGTTTGAGCACTAGAGGAGAGGAGATAGTGAGTAAGAGAGACGAGTCCGTGGTTGTTAATCCAGTGCCTAACAAAGATGGCGAGAAGGGAAGAAAATCAGCAGCTCATGCCAAGAACAACAATAATCAAGGGAAGAGGAAAGTGAAG GTGGATTGGACACCAGAGCTGCACAGGAGGTTCGTGCAAGCAGTGGAGCAGCTAGGGGTGGATAAGGCAGTGCCTTCGAGGATTTTAGAACTCATGGGAATTGACTGTCTCACTCGCCATAATATTGCTAGCCATCTTCAA AAATATCGATCACACCGGAAACATTTGCTAGCGCGCGAGGCTGAGGCAGCAAACTGGAGCCAAAGACGGCAAATGTATGGAGCCGCGGCAGCCGGTGGAGGTGGCAAGAGAGACATTAGCGCATGGCATGCACTCACCATGGGGTTCCCTCCCATAACTCACCCCATGCACCACCACTTTAGACCGTTACATGTATGGGGACATCCTTCCATGGACCAACCCCCAATGCATATGTGGCCTAAACATCTAGCTCATTCACCTTCACCGCCTAGGCCGCTGCCGCCACCACCTACATGgcacccaccaccaccaccaccaccaccaccagatCCTTCGTATTGGCACCACCACCCTCACCAAAGG GTTCCGAATGGACTAACCCCAGGGACACCTTGCTTTCCACAGCCACTGGCAACT AGATTTCCTGCACCACCTGTCCCCGGCATCCCGCCCCATGCCATGTACAAAGTAGACCCCGGCATCCCGCCCCATGCCATGTACAAAGTAGACCCCGGCATCGGCCTCCTAACAGGACAGCCAGGCCCCAGCCCTCTCTTTGACTTTCATCCG TCAAAAGAGAGTGTAGACGCAGTTATTGGAGATGTTTTATCAAAGCCATGGCTGCCACTTCCTCTGGGACTTAAAGCTCCAGCTACTGATAGTGTGCTGGTGGAGCTGCAAAAGCAAGGAGTTCCGAAGATACCACCAACTCGTGCTTGA
- the LOC133673287 gene encoding transcription activator GLK1-like isoform X2 → MLAVSPLRNTPATKDESQEQMESYSAIFNGEFPDFSEGSLLESIDFDDLFVSIDDEDVLPNLEMDPEILAEFSVSGSGGEESDVNTSVSNEKVEDSIHRKDEEDKFSGLDSSLSTRGEEIVSKRDESVVVNPVPNKDGEKGRKSAAHAKNNNNQGKRKVKVDWTPELHRRFVQAVEQLGVDKAVPSRILELMGIDCLTRHNIASHLQKYRSHRKHLLAREAEAANWSQRRQMYGAAAAGGGGKRDISAWHALTMGFPPITHPMHHHFRPLHVWGHPSMDQPPMHMWPKHLAHSPSPPRPLPPPPTWHPPPPPPPPPDPSYWHHHPHQRVPNGLTPGTPCFPQPLATRFPAPPVPGIPPHAMYKVDPGIGLLTGQPGPSPLFDFHPSKESVDAVIGDVLSKPWLPLPLGLKAPATDSVLVELQKQGVPKIPPTRA, encoded by the exons ATGCTAGCTGTATCACCCTTGAGAAACACACCAGCCACCAAAGATGAGAGCCAAGAACAAATGGAGAGTTATTCTGCCATTTTCAATGGAGAGTTCCCTGACTTCTCCGAAGGGAGCTTGCTCGAAAGTATCGATTTCGATGATCTTTTTGTTAgtattgatgatgaagatgtgTTACCAAATTTGGAGATGGATCCTGAAATCCTTGCTGAATTCTCTGTTAGTGGTAGCGGAGGTGAGGAATCGGATGTAAACACATCGGTATCAAATGAGAAAGTGGAGGATAGCATTCATAGAAAAGATGAGGAAGATAAGTTTTCAGGTTTGGACTCGAGTTTGAGCACTAGAGGAGAGGAGATAGTGAGTAAGAGAGACGAGTCCGTGGTTGTTAATCCAGTGCCTAACAAAGATGGCGAGAAGGGAAGAAAATCAGCAGCTCATGCCAAGAACAACAATAATCAAGGGAAGAGGAAAGTGAAG GTGGATTGGACACCAGAGCTGCACAGGAGGTTCGTGCAAGCAGTGGAGCAGCTAGGGGTGGATAAGGCAGTGCCTTCGAGGATTTTAGAACTCATGGGAATTGACTGTCTCACTCGCCATAATATTGCTAGCCATCTTCAA AAATATCGATCACACCGGAAACATTTGCTAGCGCGCGAGGCTGAGGCAGCAAACTGGAGCCAAAGACGGCAAATGTATGGAGCCGCGGCAGCCGGTGGAGGTGGCAAGAGAGACATTAGCGCATGGCATGCACTCACCATGGGGTTCCCTCCCATAACTCACCCCATGCACCACCACTTTAGACCGTTACATGTATGGGGACATCCTTCCATGGACCAACCCCCAATGCATATGTGGCCTAAACATCTAGCTCATTCACCTTCACCGCCTAGGCCGCTGCCGCCACCACCTACATGgcacccaccaccaccaccaccaccaccaccagatCCTTCGTATTGGCACCACCACCCTCACCAAAGG GTTCCGAATGGACTAACCCCAGGGACACCTTGCTTTCCACAGCCACTGGCAACT AGATTTCCTGCACCACCTGTCCCCGGCATCCCGCCCCATGCCATGTACAAAGTAGACCCCGGCATC GGCCTCCTAACAGGACAGCCAGGCCCCAGCCCTCTCTTTGACTTTCATCCG TCAAAAGAGAGTGTAGACGCAGTTATTGGAGATGTTTTATCAAAGCCATGGCTGCCACTTCCTCTGGGACTTAAAGCTCCAGCTACTGATAGTGTGCTGGTGGAGCTGCAAAAGCAAGGAGTTCCGAAGATACCACCAACTCGTGCTTGA
- the LOC133672663 gene encoding uncharacterized protein LOC133672663 encodes MGVDYYKILQVDKTAKDDDLKKAYRKLAMKWHPDKNPNNKKEAEAKFKQISEAYEVLSDPQKRAVYDQYGEEGLKGQVPPPGAGGAGPGGASFFSTGDGPTTFRFNPRNADDIFAEFFGSSGPFGGMGGGSGGMRGTRFPGGMFGDAIFSSFGEGGGGSMHQSVPRKAPPIEKRLLCSLEELYKGATKRMKISRDIVDASGKTIQVEEILTIDIKPGWKKGTKITFPEKGNEQPNSKPADLVFIIDEKPHPVFTRDGNDLIVTQKIPLAEAMTGYTVHLTTLDGRNLTIPINTVIDPNYEEVVPREGMPIQKDPTKRGNLRIKFNIKFPTRLTAEQKAGIKKLLG; translated from the exons ATGGGAGTGGATTACTACAAGATATTACAAGTTGATAAGACTGCTAAAGATGATGATCTGAAAAAAGCATATAGGAAATTAGCCATGAAGTGGCATCCTGATAAGAacccaaataacaaaaaagaagctGAAGCAAAGTTCAAGCAAATTTCTGAAGCTTATGAG GTCCTTAGTGATCCACAAAAAAGAGCAGTGTACGACCAATATGGTGAAGAGGGTCTAAAGGGGCAAGTACCACCACCTGGTGCTGGTGGTGCTGGTCCTGGTGGAGCTTCATTCTTCTCCACAGGAGATGGGCCTACAACATTTCGGTTCAATCCCCGCAACGCTGATGATATTTTTGCTGAATTTTTCGGGTCTTCAGGTCCATTTGGAGGGATGGGAGGTGGCAGTGGAGGCATGAGAGGGACAAGGTTCCCAGGTGGGATGTTTGGTGATGCTATCTTTAGTTCTTTTGGTGAAGGAGGTGGAGGGTCAATGCATCAAAGTGTTCCTAGAAAAGCTCCTCCAATTGAGAAAAGGCTGCTTTGTAGTCTTGAGGAGCTTTACAAGGGGGCTaccaaaagaatgaagatatcTAGGGACATTGTCGATGCAAGTGG CAAGACCATACAAGTGGAGGAGATTCTAACCATTGACATAAAGCCTGGTTGGAAGAAGGGCACGAAGATCACCTTCCCTGAGAAAGGGAATGAGCAGCCGAATTCAAAACCAGCAGATCTAGTAttcattattgatgaaaaaccTCACCCTGTGTTCACTCGTGATGGAAACGACTTGATTGTCACACAGAAGATTCCCTTAGCTGAAGCCATGACAGGTTACACTGTCCATCTCACCACCTTAGATGGAAGGAATTTGACCATTCCGATCAACACCGTGATTGATCCAAACTATGAGGAGGTTGTCCCAAGGGAAGGGATGCCAATCCAAAAGGACCCAACAAAGAGAGGAAATCTGAGGATCAAGTTCAACATCAAGTTTCCAACAAGGTTAACTGCAGAGCAGAAGGCAGGAATCAAAAAACTCTTGGGCTGA
- the LOC133672501 gene encoding signaling peptide TAXIMIN 2-like, which produces MGDCKPLGFLLGLPFALLALVLSIVGTVIWLIGTILSCLCPCCVCCAALANFAVDIVKLPVRILTWFIDQIPC; this is translated from the exons atGGGAGATTGCAAGCCATTAGGGTTTTTGTTAGGACTTCCCTTTGCGTTGCTTGCATTAGTTTTGTCCATTGTTGGTACAGTAATATGGCTCATTGG GACAATATTGAGTTGCTTGTGCCCATGTTGTGTATGCTGTGCAGCTCTGGCCAATTTTGCAGTGGATATTGTGAAGCTTCCTGTTAGGATACTTACATGGTTCATTGATCAAATCCCTTGttaa